A single genomic interval of Terriglobus albidus harbors:
- a CDS encoding TonB-dependent receptor codes for MNEKKINPIKQSLGRIVLAPLGLCFALSLAFLSGEHLLAQGITGTIAGNVADASGATIADATVTVTQTETNTIRKVTTSDTGSFTVTQLAPGHYTVQVDHAGFQTFRQVGITLAIDQTIQLSPVLPNGEVTQTVEVTGAGNTIQTQDSSIGTVVESQAIQNTPLNGRLGLMGLISLAPGIQGVGAQDQLATRGITFAAGTGSRSSYGGLTSTLDGVTNQEVTLQRAEPEVPSLDAISQFKVLSNGAPAEFGQPAALIVVSASGANQFHGGALEYNRSKGMGAKAYFSGANPRPPYQRNEFGANLSGPILIPHVYNGRNKSFFFVAYEGFRLTQSYSDNTQQPTALMRQGVFTEFSGNITNPSTGTAFANKTIPTANQNAVSLKLLSLLYPNPTTSGTGVNTYEQVQTTSTASRVSVRLDHQLTANDQLRFTFLRAFYGPSPTNGSTSLQGGNAQDGEHNMNIILGWTHVFSPNLLLDTYGSFFHLPIYRTPQNYKTDFSSIIPGLGTGLIQGAPQITITNIQGVSESGSKDLEQVGQIGTSLTKIAGSHTIKGGFSYLYDNHWNISATSPQRGSFRFTGQYSGNAFADFLLGYPVTAIKPVPNDYVKRDISAQYAAYIQDDWKILRNLTINAGLRYDLQLFSDNLYRNTALYIPNLKQVVVFGNSYPSAAIPSFLTSIPITLSSTANLPNNVFSYLGQNKKNFAPRLGFAYEVRPNTVLRGAFGIYYNLLPASYITTAPFANLPFSGSQTFNNSSGSTPSFSMSNAFSGTGSFAANPSVLAQASTTTPYTEQYNLALEHQFAGNWTVRVGYAGQHNLKQNNYGGSGNYAPNINLPSTPVLIKNGSVTAQSLNLVQPFSTISLNMAPIFHSTMNALQVGAHRQYHNGVSFGAEYQWTRVIGTENLQNPSGSAPNDSYGNVGGITPQALTVNYSYLLPFGKGKTFLGTAGNVVDKIVSGWQVSGISVFQTGQPFSVTYTAPGTYTDGSGNKWTNLVSGRASRAAGASLYPTTKNKTQWFNPAAFTAPTDANGIPGGAYGNSGYNMLRGPRYQNWDINLQKNIVFKERYRVQLRADSFNVFNHPNFGTPNANISNTSTIGTITSTSSTPTYQQRTVEFAAKFNF; via the coding sequence ATGAACGAAAAAAAGATAAATCCAATTAAGCAGAGTCTCGGGCGCATAGTACTTGCCCCGTTGGGTCTGTGTTTTGCGCTGAGTCTGGCATTCCTGAGTGGAGAGCATCTGCTTGCACAAGGTATTACGGGAACGATCGCCGGAAATGTGGCGGACGCCAGCGGCGCAACCATTGCAGACGCGACCGTAACCGTTACACAGACCGAGACCAACACGATCCGCAAAGTCACCACCTCCGATACCGGAAGCTTCACCGTCACCCAGCTCGCCCCCGGGCACTACACCGTCCAGGTTGACCACGCCGGATTCCAGACCTTCCGTCAGGTGGGAATCACGCTGGCCATCGACCAGACGATTCAGCTTAGCCCCGTCCTCCCCAATGGCGAGGTCACGCAGACGGTCGAAGTGACCGGCGCCGGCAACACCATCCAGACGCAGGACTCATCGATCGGCACTGTGGTGGAGAGCCAGGCGATCCAGAACACGCCGCTGAACGGCCGCCTTGGGTTGATGGGACTGATCTCGCTCGCGCCTGGTATTCAGGGTGTTGGCGCGCAGGACCAGCTTGCGACCCGCGGCATTACCTTTGCAGCCGGTACCGGCTCTCGTAGCTCCTACGGTGGACTCACCTCCACTCTGGACGGCGTTACCAATCAGGAGGTGACGCTGCAGCGCGCCGAACCTGAGGTACCGTCGCTCGACGCCATCTCGCAGTTCAAGGTGCTCTCCAACGGCGCACCTGCTGAGTTCGGCCAGCCCGCAGCTCTGATCGTGGTCTCCGCCAGCGGCGCCAACCAGTTCCATGGCGGTGCGCTCGAGTACAACCGCTCCAAGGGCATGGGCGCCAAGGCGTACTTCAGCGGCGCGAATCCGCGGCCGCCGTATCAGCGCAACGAGTTCGGTGCAAACCTTTCGGGCCCGATCCTGATCCCTCATGTCTATAACGGCCGCAACAAGAGCTTCTTCTTTGTTGCGTACGAAGGCTTCCGCCTGACACAGTCGTACTCCGATAACACGCAGCAGCCGACGGCGCTGATGCGGCAGGGTGTCTTCACGGAGTTTTCCGGCAACATCACTAACCCGTCGACTGGAACGGCCTTTGCGAATAAGACCATTCCGACGGCGAATCAGAATGCTGTTTCGCTGAAGCTGCTGAGCCTGCTCTATCCGAATCCGACGACCTCGGGTACGGGCGTCAACACCTATGAGCAGGTGCAGACGACCTCTACAGCAAGCCGCGTTTCGGTTCGCCTGGATCACCAGCTCACGGCCAACGATCAGCTCCGCTTTACCTTCCTGCGTGCGTTCTATGGCCCAAGCCCGACCAACGGATCCACCAGCCTGCAGGGTGGTAACGCACAGGATGGCGAGCACAACATGAACATCATCCTGGGATGGACGCACGTGTTCTCTCCCAACCTGCTGCTCGATACCTACGGCTCGTTCTTCCATCTGCCCATCTACCGCACACCGCAGAACTACAAGACCGACTTCTCCAGCATCATTCCTGGTCTGGGAACGGGTCTGATTCAGGGTGCGCCGCAGATCACCATCACCAACATCCAGGGCGTCAGCGAATCTGGATCGAAGGATCTGGAGCAGGTTGGCCAGATCGGTACATCGTTGACCAAGATCGCGGGGAGCCACACCATCAAGGGCGGTTTCTCGTATCTGTATGACAACCACTGGAACATCTCAGCGACGAGTCCGCAGCGTGGTTCCTTCCGTTTCACGGGCCAGTACTCGGGCAATGCTTTTGCGGACTTCCTGCTGGGCTATCCGGTGACGGCAATCAAGCCGGTGCCGAACGACTATGTAAAGCGCGATATCTCCGCCCAGTACGCGGCTTATATCCAGGACGACTGGAAGATCCTGCGGAACCTGACCATCAACGCCGGCCTGCGCTATGACCTGCAGTTGTTCAGCGACAACCTCTATCGCAACACTGCTCTCTATATCCCCAACCTGAAGCAGGTGGTGGTCTTCGGCAATTCGTATCCGTCGGCGGCTATCCCGAGCTTCCTGACCTCCATTCCGATCACGCTTTCGAGCACAGCCAATCTGCCGAACAATGTCTTCAGCTATCTCGGCCAGAACAAGAAGAACTTCGCTCCACGTCTTGGCTTTGCGTATGAGGTAAGGCCGAACACGGTGCTGCGCGGCGCCTTCGGTATCTACTACAACCTGCTGCCGGCTTCGTATATCACCACGGCGCCGTTTGCCAACCTGCCGTTCTCGGGCTCGCAGACCTTCAACAACTCTTCGGGTTCCACGCCGTCATTCTCGATGTCGAATGCGTTCTCCGGAACCGGAAGCTTCGCGGCGAATCCTTCGGTATTGGCGCAGGCTTCGACGACGACACCCTACACCGAACAGTACAACCTCGCCCTGGAACATCAGTTCGCCGGTAACTGGACGGTGCGTGTCGGTTATGCCGGACAGCACAACCTGAAGCAGAACAACTATGGCGGATCGGGTAACTACGCTCCGAACATCAACCTGCCGTCGACGCCGGTGTTGATCAAGAACGGTTCGGTGACGGCACAGAGCCTGAACCTGGTACAGCCGTTTTCGACGATCAGCCTGAATATGGCTCCCATCTTCCACAGCACGATGAACGCGCTGCAGGTAGGCGCTCATCGTCAGTATCACAATGGCGTCTCCTTCGGCGCTGAGTATCAGTGGACTCGCGTGATCGGTACGGAGAATCTCCAGAACCCTTCCGGATCGGCGCCGAACGACTCCTACGGCAACGTCGGTGGCATCACGCCGCAGGCGCTCACCGTCAACTACTCCTATCTGCTGCCCTTTGGCAAAGGAAAGACGTTCCTGGGAACAGCCGGCAACGTCGTGGATAAGATCGTGAGCGGATGGCAGGTCTCCGGCATCTCGGTCTTCCAGACAGGCCAGCCCTTCTCGGTAACCTATACGGCTCCGGGCACCTACACCGATGGCAGCGGCAATAAGTGGACGAATCTGGTCAGCGGCCGTGCCAGCCGGGCTGCAGGCGCCTCTCTATATCCCACAACGAAGAACAAAACACAGTGGTTCAATCCAGCGGCCTTTACTGCACCGACGGATGCAAACGGCATCCCCGGTGGAGCTTACGGTAACTCCGGCTATAACATGCTGCGGGGACCCCGGTATCAGAACTGGGACATCAATCTGCAGAAGAACATCGTCTTCAAGGAGCGGTATCGCGTGCAGTTGCGTGCCGATTCCTTCAATGTCTTCAACCATCCCAACTTTGGAACTCCCAACGCGAACATCAGCAACACGTCCACGATTGGGACCATTACCTCCACGAGCAGCACGCCCACCTACCAGCAGCGTACGGTGGAGTTCGCGGCTAAATTCAACTTCTGA
- a CDS encoding translocated intimin receptor Tir: MPLMRTAKAIVTDIHFLIPLIVLCLGIILLIQIH, from the coding sequence ATGCCCTTGATGCGAACCGCAAAAGCCATCGTCACCGATATTCACTTCCTGATCCCGCTCATTGTTCTTTGCCTGGGGATCATTCTGCTGATTCAAATTCACTAA
- a CDS encoding GRP family sugar transporter: MASHDKPHALEEASRLHWAGVICGLSAGVWLGAAEAPTKLVNAGLSPFAVSLCMVSGVFAARWTVPTLLKGTSQVTKDLMRKKYLILWALLAGMLWAVANTLTVFAIRDVGLTIAFPLWNTNSLIGLLWGRLLFGELNNASRSNILKVVVGTIAIVSAATLLGFSTMHADGGHSHRAVQGILAALGASLLWGTMYIPYRKAYISGMNPLSFVTAFTFGELGTVFALVWYFDGGAKAPIFHKEGLSHLLFWLFLGGFVWVIGDIFQQFATKYLGIGRGIPLSNTNQLWGLAWGALVFGELANATSGQRVMVITGSLIMIGGAIAISSAVATQREHISMNDALQRECDRYDLDISEVLRDYATPEIDRTTPRKWWDYAIIAAAVGVFVYLGWKARVPELVMNLRWTGILVCLLIASAAAGLFALRRLSKT, translated from the coding sequence ATGGCATCTCACGACAAACCACATGCACTGGAAGAAGCCAGCCGTCTGCACTGGGCCGGCGTAATCTGCGGTCTTAGCGCCGGCGTTTGGCTGGGCGCCGCTGAGGCTCCCACGAAACTCGTCAACGCCGGGCTGTCACCGTTTGCGGTGTCGCTCTGCATGGTCTCAGGTGTCTTTGCCGCGCGGTGGACCGTTCCCACGCTGCTGAAAGGCACAAGCCAGGTAACCAAGGACCTGATGCGGAAGAAGTATCTGATCCTCTGGGCGTTGCTTGCCGGCATGCTGTGGGCGGTTGCCAATACGCTGACGGTCTTTGCCATCCGCGATGTAGGACTGACCATCGCCTTTCCTCTCTGGAATACGAACTCGCTGATCGGTCTGCTATGGGGGCGGCTGCTCTTTGGTGAGCTGAATAACGCCAGCCGGTCGAACATCCTCAAGGTGGTGGTGGGCACTATCGCCATCGTCTCGGCCGCGACGCTGCTTGGCTTCAGCACCATGCATGCCGATGGAGGACACAGTCATCGTGCCGTGCAGGGTATTCTTGCGGCGCTCGGTGCCAGCCTGCTGTGGGGCACGATGTATATCCCCTACCGTAAGGCCTACATCAGCGGCATGAATCCGCTGTCGTTCGTTACGGCCTTTACTTTCGGCGAGCTGGGCACTGTCTTCGCATTGGTCTGGTACTTTGACGGTGGCGCGAAGGCGCCGATCTTCCATAAGGAAGGTCTGAGTCACCTGCTCTTCTGGCTCTTCCTCGGCGGCTTCGTCTGGGTGATCGGCGATATCTTCCAGCAGTTCGCGACCAAGTACCTCGGTATCGGCCGCGGCATTCCGCTCTCCAACACGAACCAGTTGTGGGGTCTGGCCTGGGGCGCGTTGGTCTTTGGCGAGCTGGCGAATGCCACCTCCGGCCAGCGGGTGATGGTTATTACCGGATCGCTGATCATGATCGGCGGAGCCATCGCTATCAGCAGCGCGGTCGCGACACAGCGTGAGCACATCTCGATGAACGATGCTCTGCAGCGTGAGTGCGACCGGTATGACCTCGATATCTCAGAGGTACTGCGAGATTATGCGACTCCGGAAATCGATCGCACGACACCGCGGAAGTGGTGGGACTATGCGATCATCGCCGCTGCTGTTGGGGTCTTTGTCTATCTCGGATGGAAGGCCAGGGTTCCGGAGTTAGTGATGAACCTGCGGTGGACCGGCATCCTCGTATGCCTGCTGATCGCGTCCGCAGCGGCTGGTCTGTTTGCACTGCGTAGATTGTCCAAGACGTAA
- a CDS encoding sigma-70 family RNA polymerase sigma factor: protein MAEKDWLAKQFEQNRGHLRGVAYRMLGSLSEAEDAVQETWVRLSRSDANSIDNLRGWLTTVVSRVCLDILRSRSSRREDSIEENPIEIPAKDDASIDPEQEAILAESVGIALMVLLNRLSPAERFAFVLHDLMDLPFDEIAPILGRTSTATRQLASRARRQVRGISPDTGLELTQQREIVNSFLTALRAGDIEALVQVLDPDLVVHIDKSAAATGLPVEIHGARNWAGNAIAFARHMRFFQPALVDGAVGILLAPRGHLFRVLRFTFTDGRVTQLDVIADPERLQRLQIGMLEESDE, encoded by the coding sequence GTGGCGGAAAAAGATTGGCTGGCAAAACAGTTCGAGCAGAACCGTGGACATCTGCGCGGTGTCGCCTACCGCATGCTCGGCTCCCTGAGCGAAGCCGAAGATGCCGTGCAGGAGACGTGGGTGCGGCTTAGCCGCTCCGATGCCAATAGCATCGACAACCTTCGCGGCTGGCTCACCACCGTTGTGTCGCGCGTCTGCCTGGATATATTGCGCTCCCGCAGCTCACGCCGGGAAGACTCGATCGAAGAAAACCCCATCGAGATTCCGGCAAAAGACGACGCCAGCATTGACCCTGAGCAGGAAGCGATTCTGGCGGAGTCCGTCGGCATAGCGCTGATGGTATTGCTCAACCGCCTCAGCCCGGCAGAACGCTTTGCCTTTGTACTGCACGACCTCATGGATCTCCCTTTCGATGAGATCGCCCCGATCCTAGGCCGCACCTCCACCGCCACACGACAGCTTGCAAGCCGTGCCCGTCGTCAGGTGCGTGGCATCAGCCCTGACACGGGTCTGGAGCTCACACAACAGCGGGAGATCGTAAACAGCTTCCTCACTGCGTTGCGCGCCGGCGATATCGAAGCCCTGGTGCAGGTGCTGGATCCCGATCTTGTCGTCCACATCGACAAGAGTGCTGCGGCTACCGGGCTCCCGGTCGAGATCCATGGAGCACGTAACTGGGCAGGGAATGCCATCGCCTTCGCTCGGCATATGCGTTTCTTTCAGCCGGCGCTGGTGGATGGAGCAGTCGGCATTCTTCTGGCTCCGCGAGGCCACCTGTTCCGGGTACTGCGGTTCACCTTCACAGACGGCAGAGTCACGCAGCTCGACGTGATTGCAGATCCGGAACGTCTGCAGCGGCTTCAGATTGGAATGCTGGAGGAGTCTGATGAATGA
- a CDS encoding carboxymuconolactone decarboxylase family protein encodes MQARMMNPAMVVPEAMQALMALSAATKNGGVPEKTLGLMHLRASQINGCGVCLDMHARMARHEGETDERMFAVAAWREAPYFTDAERAALALTEAATRLSDRSDPVPDDVWNEAARHYDEKALAVLVLQIALINVWNRVNVTTKQIAGEWMKSEEAKKWVPEAVQKAS; translated from the coding sequence ATGCAGGCAAGAATGATGAATCCGGCGATGGTTGTTCCCGAAGCCATGCAGGCGCTGATGGCGCTTAGCGCAGCCACCAAGAATGGAGGGGTCCCGGAGAAGACGCTGGGCCTGATGCATCTGCGCGCCAGCCAGATCAACGGCTGCGGCGTCTGCCTCGACATGCATGCCCGCATGGCCAGGCATGAGGGCGAAACGGACGAGCGCATGTTCGCGGTAGCGGCGTGGAGAGAAGCTCCGTACTTCACGGACGCCGAGCGCGCTGCGCTTGCGCTGACGGAAGCTGCGACTCGCCTGAGCGATCGGTCTGATCCGGTTCCGGATGATGTTTGGAATGAGGCAGCCAGGCACTACGACGAGAAGGCATTGGCGGTTCTGGTTCTCCAGATCGCTCTGATTAACGTGTGGAACCGTGTAAACGTCACCACAAAGCAGATTGCCGGCGAGTGGATGAAGTCGGAAGAAGCGAAGAAGTGGGTGCCGGAGGCAGTACAGAAGGCCTCGTAA
- a CDS encoding transcriptional regulator has product MKSKSASDGGRFAYEGLDRVIHERARLSILTSLVTNPKGLTFNDLKQMCALTDGNLSRHLSVLEKEKMVEILKGHDQNRPLTVCRMTSSGRKRYLEYLSTLEQVIRDAAEDAKPVGAQVRGLTPSRV; this is encoded by the coding sequence ATGAAGTCTAAGTCTGCCTCCGACGGAGGCCGCTTTGCCTATGAGGGGCTGGACCGCGTGATTCACGAGCGGGCGCGCCTCAGCATTCTTACGTCGTTGGTGACAAATCCCAAGGGGCTGACCTTCAACGACCTCAAGCAGATGTGTGCTCTGACCGATGGCAATCTGAGCCGGCACCTGAGTGTGCTGGAGAAGGAGAAGATGGTCGAGATCCTGAAAGGACACGATCAGAACCGTCCGCTTACTGTGTGCCGTATGACGTCTTCAGGGCGAAAGCGCTATCTCGAATATCTCTCCACGCTGGAGCAGGTGATTCGCGATGCAGCCGAAGACGCAAAGCCCGTGGGAGCACAGGTGCGTGGCCTGACTCCGTCACGAGTCTAA
- the creD gene encoding cell envelope integrity protein CreD has protein sequence MAEYSILQVPVRGIFRSLSMGVKLILICFLALFMTIPSFFVYGLVNERTNRAKEVANEIGSGVGGPQTFLGPTLAIPYSAPGSSPSAPLERGTYFVFPAEGNAAIKTATEERHRSLFRVPVFQADLVFDANFDLTGVPEALPKDATLNWDRAEVLVGVSDARGALADAVLTSDAGTVTLTPAKAVDSVVMGEQKQQKLSLIGAQVSEAKPGNKFHVKSVLKFSGANRIAVLAYGKTTRLTAQGDWRTPGFDGGIPPATRNLNEQGYTATWTVPFIARNVRSEGAGNILASLDTTNLGISFVEVADPYQSVERSLKYALLFLGMVFLSYFVFEATTRKSVHPAQYVLVGIAQLIFYLLLLSFAERIGFNYGFLIAGAATVGLLSINAAWIFESRMQGLRAFAIFSLLYTLIYLLLTLEDNALLVGSVTSFLVVAAAMYFTRTIDWSGSVSGASSSVPVNQEGTR, from the coding sequence ATGGCTGAATACTCAATCTTGCAGGTACCCGTGCGAGGGATCTTTCGCTCGTTATCGATGGGCGTAAAGCTGATCCTGATCTGTTTTCTGGCCTTGTTTATGACCATACCTTCGTTCTTTGTCTATGGACTGGTAAACGAACGTACGAACCGTGCGAAGGAGGTAGCCAATGAGATCGGCAGCGGCGTTGGTGGGCCGCAGACTTTCCTCGGACCAACGCTTGCGATTCCTTATAGCGCCCCAGGTTCGTCGCCATCGGCTCCACTGGAGCGGGGGACGTACTTTGTTTTTCCCGCGGAAGGAAACGCAGCGATTAAAACGGCAACCGAGGAGCGCCATCGCTCGTTGTTCCGGGTGCCGGTCTTTCAGGCGGATTTGGTCTTCGACGCGAACTTCGACCTGACCGGCGTTCCGGAGGCTCTGCCCAAGGATGCCACGCTGAACTGGGACCGTGCTGAGGTTCTTGTCGGTGTAAGCGATGCGCGCGGTGCCCTGGCTGACGCAGTGCTTACCTCTGACGCTGGAACCGTGACGCTCACGCCTGCAAAGGCGGTCGATAGTGTCGTCATGGGAGAGCAGAAGCAGCAGAAACTCTCGCTCATTGGGGCGCAGGTCAGCGAGGCGAAGCCCGGAAACAAGTTCCATGTGAAATCTGTCCTTAAGTTCTCCGGCGCGAACCGGATTGCCGTTCTCGCCTATGGCAAGACAACCCGCCTCACAGCGCAGGGCGATTGGCGGACCCCTGGCTTCGACGGTGGTATTCCGCCAGCCACCAGAAACCTGAACGAGCAGGGATACACTGCTACGTGGACTGTCCCTTTCATTGCCCGCAACGTACGCTCCGAGGGAGCCGGAAACATCCTGGCGTCGCTCGACACAACCAACCTGGGAATCTCGTTCGTTGAAGTTGCAGATCCGTATCAATCCGTGGAGAGGTCGCTGAAATACGCGCTTCTCTTCCTCGGCATGGTCTTTCTCTCTTACTTCGTCTTTGAAGCGACGACGCGAAAGAGCGTGCACCCTGCGCAGTATGTGCTGGTTGGCATCGCGCAGCTTATCTTCTATTTGCTGCTGCTCTCGTTTGCGGAACGCATCGGCTTCAACTACGGGTTCCTGATCGCGGGCGCTGCAACAGTTGGGCTGTTGTCCATCAATGCCGCCTGGATCTTTGAGAGCCGGATGCAGGGCTTGCGAGCCTTCGCCATCTTCTCGTTGCTGTACACACTGATCTATCTGCTGCTTACGCTGGAAGACAATGCGCTTCTGGTCGGCTCGGTCACCAGCTTCCTCGTCGTAGCAGCAGCGATGTACTTCACGCGGACGATTGACTGGTCAGGATCTGTCTCCGGTGCATCGAGCTCCGTGCCAGTCAATCAGGAAGGCACGCGATGA